The following proteins are encoded in a genomic region of Oceanotoga teriensis:
- a CDS encoding TetR/AcrR family transcriptional regulator: MEKKYDLILQKAYESIAINGYDGTSLNDIAESIGITKPAIYYHFKSKENLFLVLLDYIIEEFEKDFKKVMIDLNKIKVKDEYILFLRELINEDLYKLKKDDKVLIVLKQYYLLSFRIKSVKDRLDSLSLMNESKYFKILEKAYDLSLIEKKDIKETSIIFSMIDSSILDNYIENSNFDYNKIWNNLINKYFD, translated from the coding sequence TTGGAAAAAAAGTATGATTTAATTTTGCAAAAAGCTTATGAATCAATAGCTATAAATGGATATGATGGTACTTCTTTAAATGATATTGCTGAGAGTATAGGTATAACCAAACCTGCTATATATTATCATTTTAAATCAAAAGAAAATTTGTTTTTGGTTCTTTTAGATTATATAATAGAAGAATTTGAAAAAGATTTTAAAAAAGTTATGATAGATTTGAATAAAATAAAGGTTAAAGATGAATATATTTTATTTTTAAGAGAATTGATAAATGAAGATTTATATAAATTAAAAAAAGATGATAAGGTTTTAATAGTATTAAAACAATATTATTTACTTAGTTTTAGAATTAAATCTGTTAAAGATAGATTGGATTCTTTGAGTTTGATGAATGAAAGTAAGTATTTTAAAATTTTAGAAAAAGCTTATGATTTAAGTTTGATTGAAAAAAAAGATATAAAAGAAACTTCTATTATATTTAGTATGATAGATTCTAGCATATTAGATAATTATATAGAGAATAGTAATTTTGATTATAATAAAATATGGAATAATTTGATCAATAAATACTTTGATTGA
- a CDS encoding ornithine aminomutase subunit alpha has product MEARRDDFEIRAKKLNNMSDEELDKYFWDLTEKVVDPMIEMAKKNTSQSIERSVLLRMGFNSMQATSLVSKIFEKNLLSKGAGHIIWRIAKEKGIDVIKAGRDMIDGKYWDDVDRIFKRGEN; this is encoded by the coding sequence ATGGAGGCTAGACGAGATGATTTTGAAATTAGAGCCAAAAAATTGAATAATATGTCTGATGAAGAGCTCGATAAATACTTTTGGGATCTTACTGAAAAGGTGGTAGATCCCATGATTGAAATGGCTAAAAAAAATACATCACAGTCTATTGAAAGATCTGTTCTTTTAAGAATGGGTTTTAATTCTATGCAGGCTACATCTCTTGTTTCAAAGATTTTTGAAAAAAATCTTCTATCTAAAGGCGCTGGCCATATAATTTGGAGAATTGCAAAAGAAAAAGGTATAGATGTTATTAAAGCTGGAAGAGATATGATAGATGGAAAGTATTGGGATGATGTTGATAGAATTTTTAAGAGAGGTGAAAATTGA
- a CDS encoding beta-mannosidase, which translates to MLKKILLNSNWDLKDEFSKINLKTDIPSSTYEILEKNNIIQNPYYGLNEKEVQWVHKKNWIFNKTFELTKEDLNNSKIELILEGIDTFSEIYLNNKLLGKTDNMFLEYKFDIKPYAQNKNDLRIIIKDSYKISKEIKGLSIKSHKFAEEGVEKIRKAAYSFGWDWGPVIIDSGIWKNIYINTYEEKIPDFYLDITLNENYEKANIKIEFEKIFENENLNYEIKIKSPDQKTISKTTKDKKLEFIISNPKLWWTKELGKPNLYEMEIKLKNENMTLDLKKFNFGIRELKLIREKDEWGESFYFKLNGINIFAKGANWIPVDNLINRGEKLNLYENLINDSIKANFNMIRVWGGGIYEIDKFYDLCDQNGLLVWQDFMFACKPQTDYEGFYENIDKEFEYNIKRLRNHPCLALWVGNNEIEEGWELWGWKYFFNRKYMKVYKEIFEKILPQKINQLDPNRQYWPSSPSSGGNFKDPNSPNKGDSHYWDVWHSGKDFKSYRNFDSRFMSEFGFESFPNLKTIKQFSEEKDFDFYSKVMENHQKNDAGNKKIFDYMKKRFKIPNKFQDKVIISQLTQAEAMQYGVEHWRRNRNDNHCMGSLYWQLNDCWPVASWSSIDYYGRWKALHYFAKRFYNPILISIKDDENQFEIWYTNDLPKIIKGSLILKISNENGEIIKSENMSIELKKLYSEKIKSYKLTQKNVIIEYEFKNDDYNYENSFIIGEPKDFNLCNPELEYELEKIETNKFLIHIKIKKPALYIQIDTKNIDFISSDNFFNMLKSKKTLEIITKKDIELNTLKKDIKIKSLYEIYDKNPSI; encoded by the coding sequence ATGTTAAAAAAAATATTATTAAACTCTAATTGGGATTTAAAAGATGAATTTTCAAAAATAAATTTGAAAACAGATATACCCTCGAGTACATATGAAATACTCGAAAAAAATAATATAATACAAAATCCATATTATGGTCTCAATGAAAAAGAAGTTCAATGGGTACATAAAAAAAATTGGATATTCAACAAAACTTTCGAATTAACAAAAGAAGATTTAAATAACTCGAAAATAGAACTAATATTAGAAGGCATAGATACATTTTCAGAAATTTATTTAAACAATAAATTACTTGGAAAAACAGATAATATGTTCCTTGAATATAAATTTGATATAAAACCATATGCTCAAAATAAAAATGATTTAAGAATAATAATAAAAGATTCTTATAAAATTTCGAAAGAAATAAAAGGATTATCTATAAAAAGCCATAAATTTGCTGAAGAAGGTGTAGAAAAAATAAGAAAGGCAGCTTATTCATTTGGTTGGGATTGGGGGCCAGTCATAATAGACTCCGGTATATGGAAAAATATATACATAAATACTTATGAAGAAAAAATACCAGATTTTTATCTTGATATAACTTTAAATGAAAATTATGAAAAAGCTAATATAAAAATTGAATTTGAAAAAATATTTGAAAATGAAAATTTAAATTATGAAATAAAAATAAAATCCCCCGATCAAAAAACAATTTCAAAAACAACAAAAGATAAAAAATTAGAATTTATAATATCTAATCCAAAATTATGGTGGACAAAAGAGTTAGGAAAACCAAATTTATATGAAATGGAAATAAAATTAAAAAATGAAAATATGACTTTAGACTTAAAGAAATTTAATTTTGGTATAAGAGAATTAAAACTAATCCGAGAAAAAGATGAATGGGGAGAATCATTCTACTTTAAATTAAATGGTATAAATATATTCGCAAAAGGCGCTAATTGGATACCCGTAGATAATCTAATAAATAGAGGAGAAAAATTAAACTTATATGAAAATTTGATAAATGATTCAATAAAAGCAAATTTTAATATGATAAGAGTATGGGGTGGAGGAATTTATGAAATAGATAAATTTTACGATCTATGTGATCAAAATGGGCTATTAGTATGGCAAGACTTCATGTTTGCATGCAAACCCCAAACAGATTATGAAGGTTTTTATGAAAATATCGACAAAGAATTTGAATACAATATAAAAAGATTAAGAAATCATCCATGTTTAGCTTTATGGGTAGGAAACAATGAAATAGAAGAAGGATGGGAACTATGGGGTTGGAAGTACTTCTTCAATAGAAAATACATGAAAGTCTATAAAGAGATATTTGAAAAGATATTACCTCAAAAAATAAATCAATTAGATCCTAACAGACAATATTGGCCAAGTTCACCATCAAGCGGCGGAAATTTTAAAGATCCTAACAGTCCAAACAAAGGTGATTCTCATTACTGGGATGTATGGCATTCTGGAAAAGATTTTAAAAGCTATAGAAATTTTGATTCAAGATTCATGTCAGAATTTGGATTTGAATCATTTCCAAACTTAAAAACTATAAAACAATTTTCAGAAGAAAAAGATTTTGATTTTTACAGTAAAGTCATGGAAAATCATCAAAAAAATGATGCCGGAAATAAAAAAATATTTGATTATATGAAAAAAAGATTTAAAATACCTAATAAATTTCAAGACAAGGTAATAATTTCTCAATTAACTCAAGCTGAAGCTATGCAATATGGAGTAGAACATTGGAGAAGAAATAGAAATGATAACCATTGTATGGGCTCATTGTACTGGCAATTGAATGATTGTTGGCCAGTCGCAAGTTGGTCTTCAATAGATTATTATGGAAGATGGAAAGCACTTCATTATTTTGCCAAAAGATTCTACAATCCCATACTTATAAGCATAAAAGATGATGAAAACCAGTTTGAAATTTGGTATACCAACGATCTCCCAAAAATTATAAAAGGAAGCTTAATCTTAAAAATTTCAAATGAAAATGGTGAAATAATAAAAAGTGAAAATATGAGTATAGAATTAAAAAAATTATATTCAGAAAAAATAAAATCATATAAATTAACTCAAAAAAATGTAATAATAGAATATGAATTTAAAAATGATGATTATAATTATGAAAATTCATTTATAATTGGTGAACCAAAAGACTTCAATCTTTGTAATCCAGAATTAGAATATGAATTAGAAAAAATAGAAACAAATAAATTTTTAATTCATATAAAAATTAAAAAACCTGCATTATATATACAAATCGATACTAAAAATATAGATTTTATAAGTTCAGATAATTTTTTTAATATGTTAAAATCCAAAAAAACTTTAGAAATAATAACAAAAAAAGATATAGAATTAAACACCTTAAAAAAAGACATAAAAATAAAATCTTTATATGAAATATATGACAAAAATCCCTCTATATAA
- the ord gene encoding 2,4-diaminopentanoate dehydrogenase: MYRVAVWGFGAMGSGIARSILSKYELQLVGVHDMRREYIGKDISDILELEEPTGIKIYDSPMTMIDETNPDLVVIATHSFVDVVKSQIISVIKKNVNVITIAEEMSHPFYTHTQAALEIDNIARRYGVTVLGTGVNPGFVLDTLIIALTGASLNVKSIKAARINDLSPFGPTVMETQGVGTTVEEFEKGIKDGTIVGHIGFEQSIYMIADAMGWVIDRIEQTREPIVSNVSRETKYVKVEPGMVAGCRHIAKAYMNDELIIELEHPQQIKPELEEVDTGDFIWVKGNPDLSLAIKPEIPGGKGTMAVATNMIPAVIESEAGLMTMADLPIPRALIGEIY; this comes from the coding sequence ATGTATAGAGTCGCAGTTTGGGGATTTGGAGCTATGGGAAGCGGTATCGCAAGAAGTATTTTGAGTAAGTATGAATTACAGTTAGTCGGTGTTCATGATATGAGAAGAGAATATATAGGAAAAGATATATCAGATATATTAGAATTAGAAGAACCTACAGGTATTAAAATTTATGATAGTCCTATGACTATGATAGATGAAACTAATCCAGATCTCGTTGTTATTGCAACTCATTCTTTTGTTGATGTTGTTAAAAGTCAGATTATTTCTGTGATAAAGAAAAATGTTAATGTTATTACAATAGCAGAAGAGATGTCACATCCTTTTTATACACATACACAAGCTGCATTAGAGATAGATAATATTGCGAGAAGATATGGTGTTACTGTTCTTGGAACTGGTGTTAATCCAGGGTTTGTTTTGGATACTTTAATAATAGCTTTGACAGGAGCATCTTTAAATGTTAAGAGTATCAAAGCTGCAAGAATAAATGATCTTTCACCTTTTGGACCTACCGTTATGGAGACACAGGGTGTTGGAACAACAGTTGAAGAGTTTGAAAAAGGTATTAAAGATGGAACTATAGTTGGACATATAGGATTTGAACAGTCTATTTATATGATAGCCGATGCTATGGGTTGGGTTATAGATAGAATAGAACAAACGAGAGAGCCAATTGTTTCGAATGTTAGTAGGGAAACAAAGTATGTTAAGGTTGAACCTGGTATGGTTGCTGGATGTAGACATATAGCAAAAGCATATATGAATGATGAATTGATTATTGAATTAGAACATCCTCAACAAATAAAACCAGAATTAGAAGAAGTAGATACTGGAGATTTTATATGGGTTAAGGGAAATCCGGATCTTTCTTTGGCTATTAAACCAGAAATACCTGGTGGAAAAGGAACTATGGCTGTTGCTACCAATATGATACCTGCGGTAATAGAAAGTGAAGCTGGTCTTATGACTATGGCAGATCTTCCAATACCGAGAGCATTGATTGGGGAGATTTATTAA
- a CDS encoding HD domain-containing protein: MNDRVELSKGLALKKMEKFKFGLEKDKGFTYHHGIRVGKLALKLKNIIGIKDNLDELIEVGGIFHDIGKGSEPHNEFGAQITKEILKDLYSEDELNIIYDIVFYHNQRKKGNFPYYIKIIQDADMIDHYGVTGLWLDFSRVKDNGFSLNEFLEINDSEDNIQFHNNKVDLLNYDFSKKELETRIEIQRNIAKLFKRESCGDLLIDDFKNMGAIFNESL, translated from the coding sequence ATGAATGATAGGGTGGAACTTTCTAAAGGATTGGCACTTAAAAAAATGGAGAAATTTAAATTTGGTCTTGAGAAAGATAAAGGGTTTACTTATCATCATGGTATAAGGGTTGGGAAACTTGCTTTAAAATTAAAAAATATAATTGGAATAAAAGATAATCTTGATGAGCTTATAGAAGTTGGAGGTATTTTTCATGATATAGGTAAAGGAAGTGAACCTCATAATGAATTTGGTGCACAAATAACAAAAGAAATTTTGAAAGATTTATATTCTGAAGATGAATTAAATATAATTTATGATATTGTTTTTTATCATAATCAAAGAAAAAAAGGAAATTTTCCTTATTATATAAAAATAATTCAAGATGCAGATATGATAGATCATTATGGAGTAACAGGTCTTTGGCTCGATTTCAGCAGAGTAAAAGATAATGGTTTTAGTTTAAATGAATTTCTTGAAATAAATGATTCTGAAGATAATATTCAATTTCACAACAATAAGGTAGATTTATTAAATTATGATTTTTCAAAAAAAGAATTAGAAACAAGAATAGAAATTCAGAGAAATATAGCAAAGCTATTTAAAAGAGAGTCTTGTGGGGATTTACTCATAGATGATTTTAAAAATATGGGGGCGATTTTTAATGAAAGCCTTTAA
- a CDS encoding DUF418 domain-containing protein, whose protein sequence is MSYKNELFVIILSIVVFIIMNLFSYFWIKRFKRGPLELLMRKITS, encoded by the coding sequence TTGAGTTATAAGAATGAGTTATTTGTTATAATATTATCTATAGTGGTTTTTATAATTATGAATCTATTTTCTTATTTTTGGATTAAGAGATTTAAAAGAGGTCCTTTAGAATTATTGATGAGAAAAATAACTTCATGA
- a CDS encoding oligopeptide/dipeptide ABC transporter ATP-binding protein: MRNNYEKVLFYSILFYNDIFIIFFRKYQIWWNSENNKFIMYNGDILEIGNSSDIINDPFHPYTKLLKSAAPKPESGLKPERIDTKGEIPDLTDLPSGCSFHPRCPFASDLCRSFFSFFSSF; encoded by the coding sequence ATGCGAAATAACTATGAAAAAGTTCTTTTTTATTCTATTTTGTTTTATAATGATATTTTCATTATCTTTTTCAGAAAATATCAGATATGGTGGAACAGTGAAAATAATAAATTCATAATGTATAATGGCGATATATTAGAAATTGGTAATTCTTCTGATATAATTAATGATCCTTTTCATCCTTATACTAAATTATTGAAATCGGCCGCTCCTAAACCAGAATCAGGTCTTAAACCTGAAAGAATCGATACTAAAGGTGAAATCCCAGATTTGACTGATTTACCTTCTGGTTGTTCTTTTCACCCTCGTTGTCCTTTCGCTTCTGATTTATGTCGTTCTTTCTTCTCCTTCTTTTCATCATTTTGA
- the oraE gene encoding D-ornithine 4,5-aminomutase subunit OraE, translating into MDLPINEKLNIDEILKDLENYHPKRKGWTWRKKLPKGTKKYDFEYFDISEDLKNSVGLPAAHYFDDIDPQPESVITSEIASGRFEEDIRRMRMAAWHGADHIMVIRTLGQSHIDSLIEGTPEGIGGIPITRKQLRASRKACDIIEEEVGRPINFHSYVSGIAGPEIAVLFAEEGVNAAHQDPQYNVLYRGVNPIRSFVDAAVAKHIMAQENILQIDGAHNANASAKKAWNVMPELLVQHGINCMYSVKSGMRKDLIALSTVPPTVSPSPEFRMNLVYAMTLREVFKEYKFRAQMNTRYIESDLFDATRIHVLNTVLSKLTSADIQSTITPDEGRNVPWHINSIRGVETAKHTMVSLDGIKEYVKIDEDKVRPEIRELKMRAILMLEEMIEMGGYFEAVEQGIFVDNGHYPARDGDGIKRPQNGGIGAGSVVPRDEDYMAPVCNHFGYNNLPKGYDHVCDLIGGCTLHNPDKIQYIDELDETDNVNVRLEENRDSKDKNLIKPEVEWTNDGWIQIDMTIPDTEDYAEAAALEICKRMNLEDAQVISKTILHPTEGTYVELKAKVPFFVKRDELTLPKKPDLMAEDELFSFFKKHKVKVVAGTVGNDEHNVGLREILDIKHGGIEKFGVNYTYLGTSVPPEKMIDAAIEVGAQAILASMIVTHNDVHIENMKKLHELAIEKGIRDKVMIVVGGTQISNDIAVSNNMNGGFGRGSKGVHVATFIARNLEKIDNL; encoded by the coding sequence ATGGATTTACCTATAAATGAAAAATTAAATATAGATGAGATTCTTAAAGATCTTGAAAATTATCATCCTAAAAGAAAAGGGTGGACTTGGAGAAAAAAATTACCTAAGGGAACTAAAAAATATGATTTTGAATATTTTGATATATCTGAAGATTTAAAAAATTCTGTGGGATTACCAGCTGCACACTATTTTGATGATATAGATCCTCAACCAGAATCTGTAATAACTTCTGAAATTGCTTCTGGTAGATTTGAAGAAGATATAAGACGTATGAGAATGGCTGCATGGCATGGCGCTGATCATATAATGGTTATAAGAACTCTTGGACAATCACATATTGATAGTCTTATAGAAGGAACTCCAGAAGGAATAGGTGGTATACCTATAACGAGGAAACAGCTAAGAGCCTCAAGAAAAGCATGTGATATTATAGAAGAAGAAGTTGGAAGACCTATCAATTTCCATTCATATGTATCCGGAATAGCAGGACCAGAAATAGCTGTATTATTTGCCGAAGAAGGAGTTAATGCAGCTCATCAAGATCCACAGTATAATGTATTGTATAGAGGTGTTAATCCTATAAGATCTTTTGTCGATGCAGCTGTAGCTAAACATATAATGGCTCAAGAAAACATTCTTCAAATAGATGGGGCTCATAATGCGAATGCTTCTGCAAAGAAGGCTTGGAATGTTATGCCAGAACTTCTCGTACAACATGGTATCAACTGTATGTACTCTGTTAAGTCTGGAATGAGAAAGGATTTAATAGCGTTATCAACTGTTCCACCAACTGTTTCTCCATCTCCAGAGTTTAGAATGAATCTCGTTTATGCTATGACTTTAAGAGAAGTCTTTAAAGAATATAAATTTAGAGCCCAAATGAATACAAGATATATAGAATCAGATCTCTTTGATGCTACAAGAATTCATGTTTTAAATACAGTTTTATCAAAACTCACTTCTGCTGATATTCAATCAACTATAACTCCAGATGAAGGTAGAAACGTTCCTTGGCATATAAATTCTATAAGAGGAGTTGAAACGGCTAAACATACTATGGTTTCTCTCGATGGAATAAAAGAATATGTTAAAATAGATGAGGATAAGGTTAGACCTGAAATCAGAGAATTGAAGATGAGAGCTATTTTGATGCTTGAAGAAATGATAGAAATGGGTGGATATTTTGAGGCTGTAGAACAAGGAATTTTTGTGGATAATGGTCATTATCCTGCAAGAGATGGAGATGGAATAAAAAGACCTCAAAATGGTGGAATTGGTGCTGGATCGGTTGTTCCACGAGATGAAGATTATATGGCTCCAGTTTGTAATCATTTTGGATATAATAATTTACCAAAAGGTTATGATCATGTTTGTGATTTAATAGGTGGATGTACATTACATAATCCAGATAAAATTCAGTATATAGATGAACTCGATGAGACGGATAATGTTAATGTTAGATTAGAAGAAAACAGAGATTCTAAAGATAAAAATTTGATAAAACCTGAAGTTGAATGGACTAATGATGGTTGGATACAGATAGATATGACTATTCCAGATACTGAGGATTATGCTGAAGCTGCAGCTTTAGAGATTTGTAAAAGGATGAATCTCGAAGATGCACAGGTTATAAGTAAAACAATTCTTCACCCAACAGAGGGAACTTATGTTGAGTTGAAAGCTAAAGTACCTTTTTTTGTTAAAAGAGATGAACTCACATTACCTAAAAAACCCGATTTGATGGCCGAAGATGAATTATTTAGTTTTTTTAAAAAACATAAAGTGAAGGTTGTTGCTGGTACTGTTGGAAATGATGAACATAATGTTGGTTTAAGGGAAATTTTGGATATAAAACATGGTGGAATAGAAAAATTTGGAGTTAATTATACATATCTTGGCACTTCAGTTCCGCCAGAAAAAATGATAGATGCTGCAATAGAAGTTGGAGCTCAAGCTATTCTTGCTTCTATGATAGTTACACATAATGATGTTCATATAGAAAATATGAAGAAATTACATGAACTTGCAATTGAAAAAGGAATAAGAGATAAAGTCATGATAGTTGTTGGTGGAACGCAAATTAGTAATGATATAGCTGTTTCAAATAATATGAATGGTGGTTTTGGAAGAGGATCAAAAGGTGTTCATGTTGCTACTTTTATAGCGAGAAATTTAGAAAAAATAGATAATTTATAA
- a CDS encoding LacI family DNA-binding transcriptional regulator yields MATIRDISKYSGISIATISRVLNAKGNVSEETRKKVLKAIKDLGYTRTDMIKKTAKKVIGIIAPGVGIHYSLIIEGIEEELKNTDYQMFIATTDQAIKKEQAIIDEFMTRKIDGFIICTSKKDDEYIEKLIQSAIPVVVVDRQESEINTDSVSIDNYTAGQKAVEYLYEKGHRKILFIDGYIYSHQPRKKAFIDFAKKKKDITLYIEQGGVTPKEGYKATKNFMKQKKDITAIFYVNDWQAMGGIKALTEEKINIPEDISVMGFDNDNYGNYLNPSLTTIHQPRKEIGMNAANLLIERIEHTCKSKVKRKILLPTKIIERESVKDISEGKIC; encoded by the coding sequence ATGGCTACGATTAGAGATATTTCAAAATACTCTGGTATATCTATAGCAACTATATCGAGAGTTCTAAATGCCAAGGGAAATGTTTCTGAAGAAACAAGAAAAAAAGTTTTAAAGGCTATAAAAGATCTTGGTTATACAAGAACAGATATGATTAAAAAAACAGCTAAAAAAGTAATAGGAATTATTGCTCCTGGAGTAGGCATTCATTATAGTCTTATAATAGAAGGAATTGAAGAAGAATTAAAAAATACTGATTATCAAATGTTTATTGCAACAACAGATCAAGCAATAAAAAAAGAACAGGCAATAATAGATGAATTCATGACGAGAAAAATAGATGGATTCATAATATGTACTTCAAAAAAAGATGATGAATATATAGAAAAACTAATACAATCAGCAATACCTGTAGTTGTAGTAGATAGACAAGAAAGTGAAATAAATACAGATTCAGTAAGTATAGACAATTATACAGCAGGTCAAAAAGCGGTAGAGTATCTTTATGAAAAAGGACATAGAAAAATACTATTCATAGATGGATATATATATTCACATCAACCAAGAAAAAAAGCTTTTATAGACTTTGCAAAAAAGAAAAAAGATATAACTCTATATATAGAACAAGGTGGAGTTACTCCAAAAGAAGGATATAAAGCAACTAAAAATTTTATGAAACAAAAAAAAGATATAACAGCTATTTTTTATGTAAATGATTGGCAAGCCATGGGTGGAATAAAAGCACTTACAGAAGAAAAAATAAATATCCCTGAAGATATTTCTGTAATGGGATTTGATAATGATAATTATGGAAATTATTTAAATCCATCATTAACAACTATACATCAACCGAGAAAAGAAATTGGTATGAATGCCGCAAATCTTTTAATAGAAAGAATAGAACACACTTGCAAAAGTAAAGTAAAAAGAAAAATATTATTACCAACTAAAATAATAGAAAGAGAATCCGTAAAAGATATATCGGAGGGAAAAATATGTTAA
- the ortB gene encoding 2-amino-4-oxopentanoate thiolase subunit OrtB, with protein MDKSYNSIMSRKNEIMKKSVGVDYSKYEIEGLAFDYEKMMEEAGYSIEKIIELQNETGVGNTPLVELKNINKLIKKLSPKGKGARVFVKDEATNPSLSYKDRRASVSAYRAKQMGYKGIMAATSGNYGAAVASQAVKRGLRSIIVQECHDSRGIGQPEILEKARACEGYGAEVVQISVGPELFYYFLLLLEETGYFNASLYTPFGIAGVETLGWEIAHQSKSLCGKFPDVVISTHAGGGITTGTARGLIKAGAFDTKVIGASVDLSGLHMASDNDFNKKSFTTGHTGFGIPFAVYPDRSDVPRNAARVLRYMDRYLLVTQGEVFYMTEALAVLEGMQRGPAGNTSLTAAFALAQEMNEDEIIVINETEYTGAGKLPSAQLTFAKENGIAIKRGDPIEEDIPGKNIIIPENPSQIKYIEYSMDKMKRSYVKQMMKRDGFKMFSDIEIKFMAEDTNSSVEEIKNFIKELK; from the coding sequence ATGGATAAATCATATAATTCAATCATGTCGAGAAAAAATGAGATTATGAAAAAATCTGTCGGTGTTGATTATTCAAAGTATGAAATTGAAGGATTGGCTTTTGATTATGAAAAAATGATGGAAGAAGCTGGTTATTCAATAGAAAAAATAATAGAATTACAAAATGAAACAGGAGTTGGTAATACGCCTCTTGTGGAATTAAAAAATATAAATAAATTGATAAAAAAACTTTCACCTAAAGGAAAAGGTGCAAGAGTTTTTGTGAAAGATGAAGCTACAAATCCTTCATTATCTTATAAAGATAGAAGAGCATCAGTTAGTGCATACAGAGCAAAACAAATGGGTTATAAAGGGATAATGGCAGCTACAAGTGGAAATTATGGTGCAGCAGTTGCATCTCAAGCTGTAAAAAGAGGATTGAGGTCCATTATAGTTCAAGAATGTCATGATTCGAGAGGTATAGGACAACCTGAAATACTTGAAAAAGCGAGAGCTTGTGAGGGATATGGTGCAGAAGTTGTACAGATATCTGTGGGACCAGAACTTTTTTATTATTTTCTTCTTTTGTTGGAAGAAACAGGATATTTTAATGCCTCATTGTATACACCTTTTGGTATTGCAGGAGTTGAAACTCTTGGTTGGGAAATAGCTCATCAAAGTAAAAGTTTATGTGGGAAATTTCCAGATGTTGTTATAAGCACTCATGCTGGGGGTGGTATAACTACTGGAACTGCAAGAGGATTGATAAAGGCAGGTGCTTTTGATACAAAGGTTATAGGGGCCAGTGTCGATTTAAGCGGTTTGCATATGGCAAGTGATAATGATTTTAATAAAAAATCTTTTACAACAGGGCATACAGGATTTGGTATACCATTTGCTGTTTATCCTGATAGATCTGATGTTCCAAGAAATGCTGCAAGAGTTTTGAGATATATGGATAGATATTTATTAGTTACACAAGGAGAAGTTTTTTATATGACTGAAGCTTTGGCAGTTCTTGAGGGTATGCAAAGAGGTCCGGCGGGAAATACATCTTTGACTGCAGCATTCGCACTTGCACAGGAGATGAATGAGGATGAGATAATAGTTATCAATGAAACTGAATATACGGGAGCAGGTAAATTACCATCGGCACAACTCACTTTTGCAAAAGAGAATGGAATTGCTATTAAAAGAGGAGATCCGATTGAAGAAGATATTCCAGGAAAAAATATAATAATACCTGAAAATCCATCACAGATAAAATATATAGAATATTCAATGGATAAGATGAAAAGGTCTTATGTCAAACAGATGATGAAAAGAGATGGGTTTAAAATGTTTTCAGATATAGAAATTAAATTTATGGCAGAAGATACCAATAGTTCTGTTGAAGAAATAAAAAATTTTATAAAAGAATTAAAATAA
- the ortA gene encoding 2-amino-4-oxopentanoate thiolase subunit OrtA, whose translation MKAFKGDWVQIYFIALEPDERAEHLPEDTKKVPLEVRIKGFLMNEEAEINDEVIIKTVIGREVKGKMIEINPVYKHNFGEPIPELLNISNELLSILEEGEE comes from the coding sequence ATGAAAGCCTTTAAAGGTGATTGGGTTCAAATATATTTTATTGCACTTGAGCCAGATGAAAGAGCGGAGCATCTTCCAGAAGATACTAAAAAAGTACCTCTTGAAGTTAGAATAAAGGGATTTTTGATGAATGAAGAGGCAGAAATAAATGATGAAGTTATTATAAAAACTGTAATTGGAAGAGAAGTTAAAGGAAAAATGATAGAAATAAATCCTGTTTATAAACATAATTTTGGTGAACCCATTCCGGAACTTTTGAATATATCAAATGAACTTTTAAGTATTCTGGAAGAGGGTGAAGAGTAA